Proteins encoded by one window of Salvia splendens isolate huo1 chromosome 14, SspV2, whole genome shotgun sequence:
- the LOC121763256 gene encoding general transcription factor 3C polypeptide 3-like isoform X1, translated as MKGKRKMEKPPRFLKMENRREKKTTIFNLKAKWTPSLSSRAKTPRVCRFCEVFQQIEDQYKALAAKKHPAPHENESETPAKRLRQEEENAGATREEIEEAMNFGVRKRRRRRRSRKERRRGRRKGTKNKLNPEVTRKLGDATLHYAQGYFDKGICLLHEVIRLAPNLSDPYHTLGLIYSAIDDNKRAMIFYMIAAHLNPKDASLWKLLLAKINRVRGQKAGLLLPQQSNSSRSRRY; from the exons ATGAAGGGAAAGAGGAAGATGGAGAAACCACCAAGGTTTCTGAAGATGGAGAATCGGAGAGAGAAGAAGACTACAATTTTCAATTTGAAGGCGAAATGGACCCCCTCTCTTTCGTCGAGGGCGAAGACTCCTCGCGTGTGCCGCTTTTGCGAGGTTTTCCAGCAGATTGAGGACCAATACAAGGCTTTGGCAGCGAAGAAACACCCAGCTCCTCACGAGAATGAGAG TGAAACACCGGCTAAGAGATTGAGACAAGAGGAGGAGAATGCTGGAGCGACCCGTGAGGAAATTGAGGAGGCTATGAACTTTGGTgttaggaagaggaggaggaggaggaggtcgAGGAAG GAGAGGCGAAGAGGAAGGAGGAAGGGAACAAAAAACAAATTGAACCCTGAAGTGACTAGAAAACTTGGTGATGCTACACTTCATTATGCACAAGGTTACTTTGACAAG GGCATTTGTCTGTTGCATGAAGTAATTCGTCTTGCCCCAAATCTATCAGATCCATATCATACACTTGGTCTGATATATTCTGCGATAGATGATAATAAGAGAGCAATGATTTTCTACATGATTGCTGCGCATTTGAATCCGAAGGATGCTTCTTTGTGGAAACTTCTTCTTGCGAAAATCAAT AGAGTACGAGGACAAAAAGCAGGCCTATTACTGCCTCAACAAAGCAATAGTAGCAGATCCAGAAGATATTAA
- the LOC121763256 gene encoding general transcription factor 3C polypeptide 3-like isoform X2, producing MKGKRKMEKPPRFLKMENRREKKTTIFNLKAKWTPSLSSRAKTPRVCRFCEVFQQIEDQYKALAAKKHPAPHENESETPAKRLRQEEENAGATREEIEEAMNFGVRKRRRRRRSRKERRRGRRKGTKNKLNPEVTRKLGDATLHYAQGYFDKGICLLHEVIRLAPNLSDPYHTLGLIYSAIDDNKRAMIFYMIAAHLNPKDASLWKLLLAKINV from the exons ATGAAGGGAAAGAGGAAGATGGAGAAACCACCAAGGTTTCTGAAGATGGAGAATCGGAGAGAGAAGAAGACTACAATTTTCAATTTGAAGGCGAAATGGACCCCCTCTCTTTCGTCGAGGGCGAAGACTCCTCGCGTGTGCCGCTTTTGCGAGGTTTTCCAGCAGATTGAGGACCAATACAAGGCTTTGGCAGCGAAGAAACACCCAGCTCCTCACGAGAATGAGAG TGAAACACCGGCTAAGAGATTGAGACAAGAGGAGGAGAATGCTGGAGCGACCCGTGAGGAAATTGAGGAGGCTATGAACTTTGGTgttaggaagaggaggaggaggaggaggtcgAGGAAG GAGAGGCGAAGAGGAAGGAGGAAGGGAACAAAAAACAAATTGAACCCTGAAGTGACTAGAAAACTTGGTGATGCTACACTTCATTATGCACAAGGTTACTTTGACAAG GGCATTTGTCTGTTGCATGAAGTAATTCGTCTTGCCCCAAATCTATCAGATCCATATCATACACTTGGTCTGATATATTCTGCGATAGATGATAATAAGAGAGCAATGATTTTCTACATGATTGCTGCGCATTTGAATCCGAAGGATGCTTCTTTGTGGAAACTTCTTCTTGCGAAAATCAATGTATGA